ttacaatcaaaggatattaataaaataatcttttatgattcataaactaaagcttattaagaatatatattagatttaacttttatgaaattaacaaagtgatatttgaaaataaaatgaaaatacataGGCTTGTAAAGCTTAAAACTCCTACCatgtaagaatattaattgtaagatAAACATTAAGTTAAGagaataagtaaattaaatgggtgttaaaaataatatatacttcatgatcaattatacaatgacccttaatattatataaaataacgagtattttaatatacgatattaaattttattaaaacatgtgtaattaagtattttttatgttacaaGCAATCTCACTAATGAGTTTATTGATGCAACTATGACATTTACTTAAGTATATGTACTTAgttgtattatttattagtgttatatcatatataaattttgtaattgcaacttatttatttgatttgtgttaAGTAACCTAccaatatattttatacttaatggtaatagattttgaaagatttatttaaaaaagattatcacatttcaaatttaaaggaggattgaaaaataattttaaataaaatatattatttaagtaaaattatttcaaacgCTAAGGGTGGtcatagttattttataaaattctctACCATTAACTAACTgtttaccattattttttaaattatttattttttctttactacAAATATTGTGtaccattaattaaatccaatggtacataattaaaacattattgacgctgtaaaaaaaaattacagcatcatagaggaaccctaattataaatataattataattttaaaatggattattattattattattaagaataaaaagtattataattaattaatctattaacaataattaataataatttttcagttcaattgttaataataataactaatattcttattaattaaatttttaataataataacaataataataattaaaatacaaaataataataataacaattaaaatacaaaataataattataattataataaaaattaattaaggattttatttgtaatttgctacaatttaactcattctgattttgattctaagacaaagtaaacacataaatggtAATACAGCTCAatctaattataattcatacaGTTCTAGTAGataattattctaattctaatttatcATTTCGATTCTAACTCATTATGtttccaaataattttgattcctATTTAGTGAATGCactataaaattgtaaaccaTTCTATATTCAATTAGATcactttatattatttacaatttgttcataattattatgaattttatattgtattcACTAAAAAAGAATCGAAATTAACTAGAAACATAATAGGTTAGAATTGGAATAGttggaattaaaatgaagaattgaaatcagaataatttatttacttgaactgCAGGAATCGTAATTAGAATAagttgtattattatttatgtgttaactttattttagaatcaaaattggaataaattaaattgtaacaaattactataaaatccttaattaatttttatcataattattattttacattttgattatttttgttgttattattattcaaaaattaattattaataataattattgttaattataattaacaatttaactaaaaaattattattaattattgttaatagattaattaattataatatttttttattcttgttgttgttaataataataataatcatcttcatccattttaaaaatataattatatttataattataataaattaataataattattattattataattataatccatttaataatttttatatttttaattaaatcaaggttagtttgagaatttaaaattatagaggGTAAATTGGTACTTTAagggttttaataaaataaaacagagGGTAAGggattaaatgaaattttataatataaaatttataaataaattgtaaataagtAGGAATATAAGGGGCTAAAAGATAGTTTACAGGGCAGCCCGTAGGTTacgttaattttttgttttaaattattttgttaatctcGAGGTCAAGGTCCGTTGCGCGTGGGCCTTTATTTGCAGGTCCTTACCACTTTGTGACCCCACACAAGTTTGTCTCCCCCGTTAACTCCCTTATATGGCGCCGGCGTTTATAATATGGGCCCAGCTACGGTGCAATCGTGTCATTGTTGCATCACGCTGTCAGATTTATTTGAATGAATGAATCCATTGAGATTCATTGGCTGGGTGTGATACGGTACACCGTTGCACTATCATTTTCTCCTACATCGTAAATTACGCCTGTATAATGATGGGACCCGTTAGTGTCTGCAGTGTCCAGCATAAATTACGCTAAGCGTAACTTAGACGGCTTGCCCTTAAATAGGATGGTTCCTCAGTTCTCACCccttcaattaattttcttgattcAAAACCTAAAATGTCTATGAAATCTGTGTTGTGGGAGGAGGATGGAAGTTTGGTTTACTTCAAGGGCCCTCTTGCATCAGGGGCGAAGCTAGAGGATGTGAAGGTTGGAACTGAAGGCGGCAAGTTGCTTATAACAAGCACGGTGGCAAGTTTACGTCCTCTCTCTTCATCTCCCTTGATCATATCAAAGGAAGGAGACGGCAAGATGATCTCGATGAAATTCAACTTGCCGGCAGGGGTGAGCCCGAATGGCTTCGAGACTTCAATGGATGATGATGCCGGGGTTGTAACAGTCACTTTTAAGAAACTCGTGCCCGCTCTTTCATGTGCTGCGGAAAGGCCCTTCAACTTCGACAATTCTCCCATGGGCTGGGACGAGCCTGTTAATGAAGAAAGCAAGGGCGTCGTCCACTTCAAGGCCAATCTCGCGGGTGGGACGAAGAGGGAGGATCTGATCGTGGGAATTCTAGGCGGCAAGATGCTCATAATAGGCCAGCAGCTGCAGGAGAACGAGGGAGGAGGCGACTGCAGTCTTGGCAAGAACTGTAAGAGCTTCATATTGCCACCTGCTGTGAACCCGAATGGCTTCGAGACTTCGATGGATGATGCCGGGGTTCTGACTGTCACTTTTAAAGAACTGAAGccagagaaaaagaagaagaagaagaagttggtGTCAAAATTAAAGTGGTTCGGATGTTTGGCTCAAGGTTGTCTCCTGGCAGGTTCCAAGCTCGCTTTTGATGAGGTGGTTGGCGACGACAACTGAGTAATAATTAAGCTGAGTGTTTTGTTTGTCTGTTTGAAAAGTGAGAATAAAATCTGGACTATTAGTGGAGAACTCCAGAGCAGATGTTCAGTTCTAATTTACtatgttgtatttctttttctttttcttttctttcttttaataataattaaaaaaaagagctcTGTTTacagctttttttttccctctctctctctttttttaaccAGTAATTTTAGtagttttaaattgaattatctatgttaattttttttttcaatggatTTTTTATTCCTTATATAATGATATGATGTAATTTACATAATCACATAGTCACACCAAGCAAACAAAGTGTATTTTACCTAAAACAAAGTGTATTGTGGGGCTTAGCCCCACAAGGAAGATAAGAATCTATAATCACATGGTCACATGATTTCAATTGCATAGGCCACATGGGGGAACTTAGAATGAGATGGCGACGATGTTGTCCATAAGCAGATCCAACGGCTAGAAGCAACTGTAGTATAATAACATAATTACACCATAATTTTACCCTCATATTTATTATGCATACATAGAATTCCAAAAAATCGTATTTGTAAATGATTTGAGTACATGAACGATGATTCCCCAATTCTTTACATTCCAATTGAAGATTAGCAGCCAGTTCTATGTTTGCTGATAAGTGATTTTGGTGTTTTcgatgtttaatttaattatcttttttgacaaaatttgcAATGAAACGCTCATGACTATTCACACACCCCACCTGCCAAAATATAGTGAAGCAGAACTCAAGACACAGTGACTTTGATTTAAAAGCACAGTTACAATAGTCACTAGCAATCTCGTAAGAACAAGGCAATTCATAAAATGCTGTTGGGTGAACAAAGGAATGTGAAGCAACAATGAACTAGAGTTTAACTAATAACCAAAATATTCGCCGGCTCAACTGTTAGCCTAATGACTGTTTAGGATAGTTTGATAGAGCAGCGTACAACATCAAACTCTTCTTAAACAGAGAACTTCAGTAATATACCAGCTACATTTTCTAGAAATTTAGGTCTCaatgatgaaaaattaacTCAACATCCCCTGCTTAGTAACCATAGTTCGAGCCATAGACAGAGCCGTAGCCTCCAGCATGGCCTGCATGTCCTGGATTAGAAGGGGGTGATCCATACATTGATGCATATGGGTTATAACCTTGGTCTGCAGACGCACCCATTTGTGCCTGTGATGGAGCTGCAGCTTCAGCCATGAAATTCTGCCATAAGATAAAAAGAGTACTATCAGCTTAAAATCCAAAAAGCGTGAGCACAAGAACGCTATAAAGGCTACATGAAAAACAGCAGTCATAATATTCACACTGAAAAGAAGATAATATCTCTATATTGTTCATTTTGATATATCTTCATATCAGACCATAACGAAATGTCGTGAGAGTGTGGGAAAACACGCTGAATGTGTGTCcattaagaaatataaatttcactCAGCCAACAActaaaggaagaaaaaaaaaggattacaATAAGTGCTAAATTGTGCTTCAGTCCTAAGGATCAAATGTCATCAAACTGTCAGCCTCTGATAGGTTAAAAATAGACTGCAGCAATCCCAAAGGAAAACTAAAGAGCAGCTACCAGGCCGAACCAGATCTAAAGCACTCCCAAAACCTCTTGCAACACTTTTTAAGAGGTTGTACCAGTTAAACCAACTAGCACTCACAACGGGTAATTCCTATTTCTAGTATACGGAACTGTTATGTGTAATAGGTGTCCAATTACACTCCCATCAACGTACAACTCAAAGAATGTAAATATTCCCATACATTGAGCATTAACTTTTCCAAATCCTATTTCCAGACGTAGCAGAATTAGAACATATAGCTGGGTAAAAGACTTCTCGAGgataatgaaaattagatttaagaAGGATATGTAGTGGACGCACTACAAACTGAAAATTCACACGCAATATGATACacaggaaaaacaaaataagccACTAACAGACATAAAAAGCAGAATATCCAGTTCAGagttttttttggaaaataatttaacagaGAAACAGATATAGTAAAATCAGTTCAAATTCAAGACAAGGAACATTGCCTGAATTAGCTGCTGAGCAGTCTGGACTTGAGAAGCAGTTCCACTAATTTCAACTGTCATCTCCCCTGGAACGCCTCTGGTCTCTTGTATTGTCACAGTTGCTCCACTTGAACGTCGAATGTAGCTTATACTTGCACCAGCTGTCCCAATAACAGCATCAGCATAAGAAAGTGGAATTTGCATTTGCTGAGTGACCTGAATAATCACATGAAAACCACCATTCAGATGTctggaaaaattaaaagaaaaagtttattGGGTTGGCCCAAGATTATGATTATATAAACCGCAAATGCAGCCAAAGATAAGTTTCATCTAGGCTGCAGTCAACTGGCAGCatagtatttaaattataatgcaTAATGCATTGAAGAATTACAAATAAACCGCAAATGCAGCCAACGATAAGTTTTATCTAGGCTGCAGTGAACTTGCAGCGTAGTGTTTACATTATAATGCATAATGCATTGAAGAATTACAACCAAATGCATTTTTGATTAACAGAACCCTGAAAGAGAGTAtactaaaacaaataaaataaaataaaataaagtaagcAGTATACAGCAGATCACATCCTATAATTTCAATGTAAAAATCCAGCGATAATTAGCATGACATATTCATACCCAGGCGGTAATAACAAGCCAAGGCACCACATTTTGGAAATCAAAGGGGCCCTCGGTTCAACTATCGATCACCTCTTCGATTCATAAGCTTATATGTTCTCATTTGTTCTTAGGCTTGCCTGCTATATTTGGTTTGCAGGGactcatttataaaattgggGAAAGAGTGCTATTCTCTTAACTAAAGAAGGAATCAATATTCTCCTTCAAAAAGATAAGACAGAGAGATTGCACAGAATTATTATTCAGTGTTTatactaaataaaaagaaatataaccTGTGTTATCATGGATGGTGTCGACTGGGCATTTGAGGATCCATGGACATTCACGGGGGCTTCTCTTCCATAGGCAGATATTCCCTGATGAGGCTGTTTCTCCATAGGAGGTGGCAAGTCAGCAGGAGGATAGTAACTCTCGGCTTGCCGTGGAGGTGGCATGTACTGAGGATTATGTCCATAACCCGGGCCTCCACTAGGGGGAAGACCCTGAGGTGGACCCCATGACTGAGGAGGTGGAATGTGATCCATTTGAGGATTCGGCATTTGCATCTGGTTGGAAAAAATAGCAATTTAGAATTTCACTATGTTATATGATAAAGTTGGTCTTGTTAGTTACTTCGGAGCAATTGTCACGGTATTACACTTACATGCATTTCAAATAATGGTATTATACTGCGGTCAACCAAAAACTTCCTAAGATGAGATCCAATTAGCTCCATAGCTTTGTGAACACCAGATGCATCTCCTACCACTTCAACAACCCTATCATCTTGAAGGGCAAAGACTGGGAGGTCTTCTGCAGCAATTCATTTTAACAAGTCTTAAAATATACACAGCATACCATCAGGAATACATAAAGCACATAGACGTAttaatgaataattataaGAACTTTATCATATGAGGTTCTCAAGGAATGTCTTTGAGATAGCAAGCGATGGTCGATGAGAACTACAAAATCCTAGGATAAGGTGGTGGATTAATCAAAACCTTAAATTTGGATGTAATAGCAGTAGACAATTGATTAGATGTTAACAATGATTTAATGGGCTCCAAAAGGCAAAAGAACGGCAACCACATCTAAAAAACATGTATCTGATAATCAAACATAGAACCTTCTGGAACATCACAGCAGTAAGCTTATTCTGCTCAATTTTAGGAGAGATTTTCCCACCAGATTGATGAAATAAGATGAACATAATGAGAGAAGATGACAAAATAGAACCAACAGTAACTTCTAGTCAGAAGTAAGAATGAGGTTGAAGAATACCTGCTCCAAGGACTCTAACTATGCAATTAGATGCTTCTTGGATAGATTTGACTGTTCCTCCTTGTTTACCAATTAAACTTCCAGCTTGTGAAGCTGGGACTAACAGCTTTGTTGAGACCTTGCCTCCAGTTCCAGAAGGAGCATGAGACGAATCACTGTCCAAACCGTCAACAATGCGTTTGTGCACCCTCAAAAGGCCATCCATAGCAGGAGGAAGAGAAGACTCAGGTTCCTCCTTGGCTGATATCATCACCTATTCATAACCGGAAAACAGTAACATCAGCATAAACATTAAAGCACGAATTTCGTGTCTTAATTCCTAGAAccttaaataaaacaagaacccaccaaaacaaaaaaataactaaagaaACGTCGGGTAATCAAACTCTTTGCTtacagaaacaaaaaataaacacttaaaagaaaattacaaatcaCCTAAGACTCCACTTTCTTGTCTGTGTaacaaatataacaatttgtTTGCCAAGAAATCATGCAGCAGTAAATTAACTCCTCACCAGCTTATTGTTGTAACAATGATCCAATGGAATTCCTAATCTATTGAATTTTATGTGTTACATCCcctataatttcaaaaattactgGTAGCTAGGTTTTACCAACTCATGACATCTTCTTGCCATCACAGTcactaaacaaaatataaatttgttgccacattgtgaataattattttttttcattttttccttaaCCTGATATACTTTATCAACACATTAAGCCTAAGTTCATAGGTTTTCttttcgttttcttttttaaatgagCTGATAAATAAAGATTTGAGATTCTACTCagttaaaaaacacaaatgacACGTACAAAAGTTACTGTATGTCTTTCAATATAACTGCTTAATTGAGTTAGATGATTTTAGGGGTTCATAATTTAAACACAAGTAGGCCtcttcaaaagaaattttaagattaaCAGTGATCTTATGTGCTCTTTTAaagcttatttttaatagGTTCTCTTGTGATTTTTACAATCTGCGGCAAGACATCAATCATCCAGGTTCTGAAGTTACCAGAGACAGCGGAGGGCTTCTTGGTACGGTTGTAGATTTTTATTCAACTCAGCTTTTCAGCACTTTGTAATGCTCAATGCTGATCCCTGCAATCTGGATCTTTGGTCCTTCAAGTTTGGaatcttattttgatttgttgcCTTAAAAAGAGGCGAATAGAACCTGCACAGACTAATGTTTGTTATTGCAGTAAAgggaattttatttttcttttacggATTGCTAGTTACTACAGAAGACACTCCCTTCTTGTCCtctttattagttatattttgtttcaagAGTAATTGTCTGATACGGTTCTGTCTCAAAAAGTaacattttccatttttccttatttcaaGAGAAATTGCAAAATGTTACATAACAATGCGATTAATCTGCCGCATAACATCCTCCTCCATAACAGGACATTAACAAATTAACCAAGCTACCAGTTAATGTATAAATCATTCTAAAACTTTAGACAGAATGGAAGTTGTAGCTCACCTAACAACCaaacatctgcttgattgCATGAAAGTCTTCCAATCACATCCAACTGATTAGAGGTACATTTTTTCCTCTCTTCATGAACTTCTCCATGAAGGATTACctaattttccttttgttttgttctttaaCTTGGATTAGAAATGAATTTCTGAAACCTTTTAGCTTTGACAAGGAGACAACCATTCAGTAGTTTTACTTTTATGTCTTTCCCATATTtcaaataatgataaacaTTTCAAACTAAATCTACTGCATATAGGGAGTTTTCTCAATTATGAGAGACCATAAAACTTTCAACAATTTCCTTTCGCATTTCTCACGTATGTTCATTCAAGCCATTTCTACATCAATCTAGCACTAAACGACTGAAATTTTTTGAGCGTAATatgttattttcacattaaagGTCAAACCAACAAACAACCTAACatgtcttttaaaaaattcaaaagacaaatatacatacacaattaaaatccatatGTTTAAGAGtgatgttgaatttttttttttaaaaaaaactccaaTTGTGACCAGTAGGAAAACCAAAAAAGTAGTAGGAGCTAGCTCATAGAAAAGAGGGTATCagccaacaaaaaattagagtaAGCAGGTCTAGCTTACTCGCATATCAGCTATTTCTACATAAACTGCATGaaggaaattaattatgaaaactTACAGCTCTTTCTGTCGTCCCTGGAGGACCGTCAAGTATCTTAATTCGAGCTCTTGTCTCCTCAACTATTTTCTTGATGAATTCTCCTTTGCGGCCAATTATACTACCAACTTTTTGTGCAGGAACCAACATCCGAAACACACTCTCTCCAGGCCATCCAGGCCACTTTTTTTCAGTGCTTCCAACTGCCAAATTCAcctcattttcttgtttttcttgaAGCTGTGAGTCCTCAGGTACTATATCCTCTGGTACTTGATCATCAGGTACATGATCCTCAGGTACATGATCCTCAGGTACATGATCCTCAGGGACTTGATCCTCAGTTAGTTGATCCTCAGTTACTTGTTCCTTGGTTACTTGACTCTCAGGTACTTGCTCCTGGGGCACTTGCTCCTGAGGTACTTCGGGTACTTCATATTCAGGCACTTCATACCCAGGAACTTGATTTTCAACTTCTTGATTCTCAGGTATTTGCTCCAAGTCATGGTTCCCGTCATGTTCAACAAATCCCTGATCAGCTTCAGCCATAATTTCCCCACTGTAACAAAACATagattcaaaaattatttcaaaaagaaaatgcattaACAATTAGTATATTTGAACTCCGGCCATCAAATATTCTTAGTCACCGGAAGCAACAATACATATGCCCAACAAACAGAACTCAGGATTCCAACTGGACAATATTCACTTCTCCTAACCTTCACTAacttaagaaaataaactacGCATAGCATCGCAGAAAAATAGAATCtacaaacaattcaaaaagtaataatcccaaaaaaaattaacagaaaGGAAAACAACAGAGCACCGCACTAACCTGGAATTAACATGTTTGAGCTGGAGTACCTTAGGGTTTGAAATAGTAACACAATAAACCAGCACATAAGCATATAAACCCTAAAACTACAAAGACATTAtgactataaaataatttaaaaaatcacaaaatagCAAGAACCCATTAATGGGTCAAACATAAAAACACCCAAATCACTTAAAAAGatattcaatttaaaactaCACACAATAATTACCGGACCCACATGTAATAAACcctaaaataaaactatagaAGAACACTTACATAAGTTAGCGAGGAGCTAATACTTGTACGATAAAATCTGTTGGCCTCAGAGATTCTGGAAGTGATCTTCTGAGGAACAAGTAATcggtttatttattattattattattattttctcttttggtTTTTGGAGGGTTTTTAGGTTTTTGAGCGAGAGATGAGAAGAGCGGAGGGGAAGTGAAATATACTTGCGTCGTGTGATATGAATTGAGGCgatttggatttgattttgtggTCCTGTGAAGTAATCTTATTTACAAGTTGACCCCTATTTAATGCTTAATTACTACAATGCCCTTTTAATTGGGTGGGCTTAACTTGGTTGTGTGGTCCAAGTAATGTGGGCTCCCTGAGACCACGAGTTAGGGATGGGGCTTTGATGGGTTTTTGGCATCTAACAACCCcaattacctttttttttcccccccaaaTTAGGATCCAATTACGGTACAACCGTGATACTGTATCACAGTTTTTGTCTATATCTGGATAAGCCGTTGGATTAAATGTGAGTCCATCTAACGGTTGAAAATAGAAATCGAATAAGTGAGGTAACGACCGACAACTGTTGAAGGCGGTAAACTTGCATTGGATAACAACGGttgtattttagaatttcGAAAACAAATTAGGGTTCAATTGATTTGTGTTGATGTGGAAATCAATCGAAGGAGATAGGTACTTGTTGGGGAGAAAACATTTGATGAATCGTATATGAACATGGGTTGTGAAACATTGTAATCCAATCGttcatttgtttttgaatCGATCGCCTGTTGAGTTTATACCTAGTGTGCAGAGAACGAAATTGAAAGGTGAAAATCGCAATTTCAGTTGCAAAGGGAGGAGGGGAAGTCCTGGATGAATGTCACCGTTGCGAAATGGTGCCTGAGCGTTGCGAAATCGAGGGTGAATTTGTGATGGTAGCAGGAGCTGCGACGCATAGGGAGCGATAGTGAAAGCTTACGAAACAGGCATATCTGTAGACAtagttaatataaatttattgttgtgCCATTCAAAGCAGACGTAGCAGGTAATTGGTGTAAATAAACTTGTAATTTGTTGTGAAAGAGTTGATAATGGAAATTGGCTTCCGAGAGCAAAAAGGTTTGCAGCAAATGATTGAGTGAATGCGAGATTTgtaataacaaattaatgtttaatttgaTTACAGCAATGGAGGCAGAGGGGGATCGCAAGCGGAAAGGTTGCGATGGAAACAATTGCAATGGAGGTACAGAAGGCAATCCACTAATTGCTTGTAATAGTAATTATGGATTCATAAGCTATTTGTAAGTATTTATGCTGcatgaaaaaataatgtttggaATATGAGGATGCAATTAAAGTAATATGAAATGACTTGAGTTATTTTTAGTGGTGAAACCGTCCGgcaaatgaaggaaaaaaatgcaaGTGCGCGCATTACAAAAGAGGTGtgtgaaattttaataagataTTGTAAATGGTAGTAAGAGAGATGTGAGAATAAGGTTTATGTCGTTGTGTTACAATGAACTGCCTTGTAGGTTCGAAGGAAGATAGCGACAACATTTAAAAGTTTGCCTCCGGAGAGAAAATGGAAGTACAAAGTTCAAGTCGAACAACCAAGAAAAGGGGAAGCGAGGAACAATTTCTTCACACGATGTGCCCCAGATAGATTAGCTGCAGCTGTTTCGAATTTGTCTGACGAATAAAGAGCAGCAGTTTGTGAAATGGGTTTGGGGAGTCTGCTGAACTTGAACAGTGGTAGGCTGAAAAGGAAGCTATGCAGATGGTTAGTAGAGAGGATTGATATAGCTAGGTGTGTTCTAGTTTTGAATGGCATCGATGTAGAGCTTAGCGCTAATAGTTTTAGGCAGATAATGGGATTAAAGGATAGGGGGATGCCTATTGTATTAGAGGGTGAGAATACAAAAGTGGAATCAGATTTAAAATTGTTACGTGCATCATCCAGAGGAATTAACATCAAGGACTTGGAGGAAATATTGAGTAATTTAACGGCAGCCGACGATAGATTCAAAGtgatttttatgttgtttGCTCTGTGTACAGTCTTATGTCCCCTTGGTGGAGTACATATAAGTTCTGGTTTCTTGTTTTCGTTAAAGGACGCGAAGAGCATA
This window of the Citrus sinensis cultivar Valencia sweet orange chromosome 8, DVS_A1.0, whole genome shotgun sequence genome carries:
- the LOC102628082 gene encoding flowering locus K homology domain isoform X3, whose product is MAEADQGFVEHDGNHDLEQIPENQEVENQVPGYEVPEYEVPEVPQEQVPQEQVPESQVTKEQVTEDQLTEDQVPEDHVPEDHVPEDIVPEDSQLQEKQENEVNLAVGSTEKKWPGWPGESVFRMLVPAQKVGSIIGRKGEFIKKIVEETRARIKILDGPPGTTERAVMISAKEEPESSLPPAMDGLLRVHKRIVDGLDSDSSHAPSGTGGKVSTKLLVPASQAGSLIGKQGGTVKSIQEASNCIVRVLGAEDLPVFALQDDRVVEVVGDASGVHKAMELIGSHLRKFLVDRSIIPLFEMHMQMPNPQMDHIPPPQSWGPPQGLPPSGGPGYGHNPQYMPPPRQAESYYPPADLPPPMEKQPHQGISAYGREAPVNVHGSSNAQSTPSMITQVTQQMQIPLSYADAVIGTAGASISYIRRSSGATVTIQETRGVPGEMTVEISGTASQVQTAQQLIQNFMAEAAAPSQAQMGASADQGYNPYASMYGSPPSNPGHAGHAGGYGSVYGSNYGY
- the LOC102628082 gene encoding flowering locus K homology domain isoform X1 — encoded protein: MAEADQGFVEHDGNHDLEQIPENQEVENQVPGYEVPEYEVPEVPQEQVPQEQVPESQVTKEQVTEDQLTEDQVPEDHVPEDHVPEDHVPDDQVPEDIVPEDSQLQEKQENEVNLAVGSTEKKWPGWPGESVFRMLVPAQKVGSIIGRKGEFIKKIVEETRARIKILDGPPGTTERAVMISAKEEPESSLPPAMDGLLRVHKRIVDGLDSDSSHAPSGTGGKVSTKLLVPASQAGSLIGKQGGTVKSIQEASNCIVRVLGAEDLPVFALQDDRVVEVVGDASGVHKAMELIGSHLRKFLVDRSIIPLFEMHMQMPNPQMDHIPPPQSWGPPQGLPPSGGPGYGHNPQYMPPPRQAESYYPPADLPPPMEKQPHQGISAYGREAPVNVHGSSNAQSTPSMITQVTQQMQIPLSYADAVIGTAGASISYIRRSSGATVTIQETRGVPGEMTVEISGTASQVQTAQQLIQNFMAEAAAPSQAQMGASADQGYNPYASMYGSPPSNPGHAGHAGGYGSVYGSNYGY
- the LOC102628082 gene encoding flowering locus K homology domain isoform X2, with translation MAEADQGFVEHDGNHDLEQIPENQEVENQVPGYEVPEYEVPEVPQEQVPQEQVPESQVTKEQVTEDQLTEDQVPEDHVPEDHVPEDHVPDDQVPEDIVPEDSQLQEKQENEVNLAVGSTEKKWPGWPGESVFRMLVPAQKVGSIIGRKGEFIKKIVEETRARIKILDGPPGTTERAVMISAKEEPESSLPPAMDGLLRVHKRIVDGLDSDSSHAPSGTGGKVSTKLLVPASQAGSLIGKQGGTVKSIQEASNCIVRVLGADLPVFALQDDRVVEVVGDASGVHKAMELIGSHLRKFLVDRSIIPLFEMHMQMPNPQMDHIPPPQSWGPPQGLPPSGGPGYGHNPQYMPPPRQAESYYPPADLPPPMEKQPHQGISAYGREAPVNVHGSSNAQSTPSMITQVTQQMQIPLSYADAVIGTAGASISYIRRSSGATVTIQETRGVPGEMTVEISGTASQVQTAQQLIQNFMAEAAAPSQAQMGASADQGYNPYASMYGSPPSNPGHAGHAGGYGSVYGSNYGY